A region of Streptomyces sp. NBC_01267 DNA encodes the following proteins:
- a CDS encoding ABC transporter substrate-binding protein, giving the protein MTARSTRRTTAMKSRTAAVGAIAVAGALLLTGCGDQTKNDAPKGSETVKGGGAPLGHLLPQDIKAKGVVKVGSDIAYAPVEFKDSSGKVAGIDPDLGAALGKQLGVKFEFENGTFDTLVTGLRAKRYDVAMSAMTDTKDRQNGISDGKKVGEGVDFVDYYSAGVSIYTQKGKDEGIKSWADLCGKTIVMERGTVSHDLAKAQAKKCPAGKKLTIQPFDDDQQAQTRLRSGGADAGSADSPIAAYAVKTSGGGKDFQIVGPTVQAAPYGIAVAKGNDQLTKAIQQAMDAIIKNGEYDKILAKWGAEQGAVTSAKINGGS; this is encoded by the coding sequence ATGACCGCACGCTCCACGCGCCGCACGACCGCAATGAAGTCCCGGACGGCCGCGGTCGGCGCCATCGCGGTCGCCGGCGCCCTGCTGCTGACCGGCTGCGGCGACCAGACCAAGAACGACGCGCCCAAGGGCTCGGAGACGGTCAAGGGCGGCGGCGCGCCGCTCGGCCATCTGCTGCCGCAGGACATCAAGGCGAAGGGCGTCGTCAAGGTCGGCTCCGACATCGCTTACGCACCCGTCGAGTTCAAGGACAGTTCCGGCAAGGTCGCGGGCATCGACCCGGACCTGGGCGCGGCGCTCGGCAAGCAGCTCGGGGTGAAGTTCGAGTTCGAGAACGGCACGTTCGACACGCTGGTGACCGGTCTGCGCGCCAAGCGCTACGACGTCGCGATGTCCGCGATGACCGACACCAAGGACCGGCAGAACGGCATCTCGGACGGCAAGAAGGTCGGTGAGGGCGTCGACTTCGTCGACTACTACTCCGCCGGTGTCTCGATCTACACGCAGAAGGGCAAGGACGAGGGCATCAAGTCCTGGGCGGACCTCTGCGGCAAGACGATCGTCATGGAGCGCGGCACGGTCTCCCACGATCTCGCCAAGGCCCAGGCGAAGAAGTGTCCGGCCGGCAAGAAGCTGACCATCCAGCCGTTCGACGACGACCAGCAGGCCCAGACCCGGCTGCGCTCGGGCGGCGCCGACGCCGGTTCCGCCGACTCCCCCATCGCCGCGTACGCGGTGAAGACCTCGGGCGGCGGCAAGGACTTCCAGATCGTCGGCCCCACGGTCCAGGCCGCGCCGTACGGCATCGCCGTCGCCAAGGGCAACGACCAGCTCACCAAGGCGATCCAGCAGGCGATGGACGCCATCATCAAGAACGGTGAGTACGACAAGATCCTGGCCAAGTGGGGTGCCGAGCAGGGCGCGGTCACCTCTGCCAAGATCAACGGCGGATCCTGA